In Metopolophium dirhodum isolate CAU chromosome 7, ASM1992520v1, whole genome shotgun sequence, one genomic interval encodes:
- the LOC132949032 gene encoding histone acetyltransferase KAT2B-like isoform X1: protein MDDITDEILKFRQPDTPVVMTVPRMDKLIKISSQMPCRILSCVCDRWICNEKIDAQSMISICDRSLCNHKLYDHVSHLVNAPEKMLNHLTMLVIDFENINDEIERLSKLPADGKTNPLLKRSRQYKGLIYHEIKYFRNLDSSIDVLADIPPFESPAIEDIFMHFCLYEYSHNTVELQMALNISRQILDHFNHWIWVTPEELPFLNKLKFSNSYKFYYQRYQKHCLTSFSNHSKIKPSYSSSIVFGQDILKYTLKVFRQSLTNWCINKSQNCTFSKKRLFMNKIPKFLDLLEQEVYEIDSPIWDPNFTNTPATKKILDRLNLKIHELTQNQFIAPRMTSNIPERINNNCSNGVTLKIPDVKHNDMCKNYGTTDTMLDTFEDIDVGANTSLKGFITNHKKRQTQAKDKQLGIEMIVFDSLSNITKCVLCRKELRNMYQTRLPRLPDIYIARLQTDEQIQTLAMLEEGIPIGGIYFRTFNSQGFSEIVLCMFKVDLHVNGYESRLMNYLKDLHIKQNIWDLLVYVDKEKFAFFKNHNFSTEVKISKKKYNKFIVHYEDSKLMHCNLKK from the exons ATGGACGATATCACCGATGAGATTTTAAAGTTCAGACAGCCTGATACGCCGGTGGTGATGACTGTCCCTAGAATGGATAAGCTCATTAAGATCTCAAGTCAGATGCCGTGTCGG ATTTTAAGTTGTGTTTGCGATAGATGGATTTGTAATGAGAAGATTGATGCACAATCAATGATTTCTATTTGTGACAGATCTCTTTGTAACCATAAACTAT atgatCATGTATCACATTTGGTAAATGCTCCagaaaaaatgttaaaccaTTTGACGATGTTAgtaattgattttgaaaatataaatgatgaAATAGAACGTCTGTCAAAGTTGCCTGCTGATGGTAAAACAAATCCTTTATTGAAACGATCTAGACAATATAAAGGTCTCATATATCat gaaataaaatattttagaaatcttGATTCTTCAATTGATGTTTTAGCCGATATACCACCATTCGAGTCTCCAGCTATAGAAGATATTTTTATGCACTTTTGTTTGTATGAGTATTCACATAATACCGTT gAATTACAAATGGCATTAAATATCTCCAGACAAATTTTAGATCATTTTAATCATTGGATATGGGTTACTCCCGAGGAGCTTCCATttctcaataaattaaaattcagtaacagttataaattttattaccaaag gtACCAAAAGCATTGTCTTACTTCCTTTTCCAATCattctaaaataaaaccaaGTTATTCAAGCAGTATAGTATTTGGCCaggatatattaaaatataccctAAAAGTATTTAGACAATCTCTCACAAATTGGTGTATTAATAAATCACAAAATTGTACCTTCAGTAAAAAACGTTTATTCATGAATAAAATTCCAAA atttttggatttattaGAACAAGAAGTGTATGAAATTGATTCGCCTATATGGGATCCAAATTTTACAAATACTCCagctacaaaaaaaattttag atagattaaacttaaaaatacatgAATTGACCCAAAATCAATTTATTGCACCTAGAATGACTTCCAATATACCTGAAAGAATAAACAACAATTGTTCAAATGG agttacattaaAAATACCAGATGTTAAACATAATGATATGTGTAAAAACTATGGAACAACAGATACAATGCTTGATACGTTTGAAGATATTGATGTTGGTGCTAACACATCTTTAAAG ggGTTTATAACAAACCATAAAAAACGTCAAACTCAAGCAAAAGACAAACAATTAGGAATAGAAATGATAGTATTTGATAGTTTgtcaaatattacaaaatgtgtgTTATGCCGAAAAGAGCTAAGAAATATGTACCAAACTCGATTGCCAAGACTTCCAGATATATACATTGCAAGATTGCAAACAGAtga aCAAATACAAACATTGGCTATGTTGGAAGAAGGTATTCCTATTGGTGGTATATATTTCCGGACTTTCAACTCTCAAGGATTCAGtgaaatagtattatgtatgtttaaaGTTGATTTACATGTAAATGGATATGAGTCGCgtctaatgaattatttaaaggatcttcatattaaacaaaatatatgggATTTATTAGTGTATGTTGATAAAGAAAAATTTG cattttttaaaaatcacaattttaGTACAGAAGTGaaaatttcaaagaaaaaatataataagtttatagTTCACTATGAAGATTCCAAGTTGATGCATTGCAATCTAAAGAAGTGA
- the LOC132949032 gene encoding histone acetyltransferase KAT2A-like isoform X2 has protein sequence MISICDRSLCNHKLYDHVSHLVNAPEKMLNHLTMLVIDFENINDEIERLSKLPADGKTNPLLKRSRQYKGLIYHEIKYFRNLDSSIDVLADIPPFESPAIEDIFMHFCLYEYSHNTVELQMALNISRQILDHFNHWIWVTPEELPFLNKLKFSNSYKFYYQRYQKHCLTSFSNHSKIKPSYSSSIVFGQDILKYTLKVFRQSLTNWCINKSQNCTFSKKRLFMNKIPKFLDLLEQEVYEIDSPIWDPNFTNTPATKKILDRLNLKIHELTQNQFIAPRMTSNIPERINNNCSNGVTLKIPDVKHNDMCKNYGTTDTMLDTFEDIDVGANTSLKGFITNHKKRQTQAKDKQLGIEMIVFDSLSNITKCVLCRKELRNMYQTRLPRLPDIYIARLQTDEQIQTLAMLEEGIPIGGIYFRTFNSQGFSEIVLCMFKVDLHVNGYESRLMNYLKDLHIKQNIWDLLVYVDKEKFAFFKNHNFSTEVKISKKKYNKFIVHYEDSKLMHCNLKK, from the exons ATGATTTCTATTTGTGACAGATCTCTTTGTAACCATAAACTAT atgatCATGTATCACATTTGGTAAATGCTCCagaaaaaatgttaaaccaTTTGACGATGTTAgtaattgattttgaaaatataaatgatgaAATAGAACGTCTGTCAAAGTTGCCTGCTGATGGTAAAACAAATCCTTTATTGAAACGATCTAGACAATATAAAGGTCTCATATATCat gaaataaaatattttagaaatcttGATTCTTCAATTGATGTTTTAGCCGATATACCACCATTCGAGTCTCCAGCTATAGAAGATATTTTTATGCACTTTTGTTTGTATGAGTATTCACATAATACCGTT gAATTACAAATGGCATTAAATATCTCCAGACAAATTTTAGATCATTTTAATCATTGGATATGGGTTACTCCCGAGGAGCTTCCATttctcaataaattaaaattcagtaacagttataaattttattaccaaag gtACCAAAAGCATTGTCTTACTTCCTTTTCCAATCattctaaaataaaaccaaGTTATTCAAGCAGTATAGTATTTGGCCaggatatattaaaatataccctAAAAGTATTTAGACAATCTCTCACAAATTGGTGTATTAATAAATCACAAAATTGTACCTTCAGTAAAAAACGTTTATTCATGAATAAAATTCCAAA atttttggatttattaGAACAAGAAGTGTATGAAATTGATTCGCCTATATGGGATCCAAATTTTACAAATACTCCagctacaaaaaaaattttag atagattaaacttaaaaatacatgAATTGACCCAAAATCAATTTATTGCACCTAGAATGACTTCCAATATACCTGAAAGAATAAACAACAATTGTTCAAATGG agttacattaaAAATACCAGATGTTAAACATAATGATATGTGTAAAAACTATGGAACAACAGATACAATGCTTGATACGTTTGAAGATATTGATGTTGGTGCTAACACATCTTTAAAG ggGTTTATAACAAACCATAAAAAACGTCAAACTCAAGCAAAAGACAAACAATTAGGAATAGAAATGATAGTATTTGATAGTTTgtcaaatattacaaaatgtgtgTTATGCCGAAAAGAGCTAAGAAATATGTACCAAACTCGATTGCCAAGACTTCCAGATATATACATTGCAAGATTGCAAACAGAtga aCAAATACAAACATTGGCTATGTTGGAAGAAGGTATTCCTATTGGTGGTATATATTTCCGGACTTTCAACTCTCAAGGATTCAGtgaaatagtattatgtatgtttaaaGTTGATTTACATGTAAATGGATATGAGTCGCgtctaatgaattatttaaaggatcttcatattaaacaaaatatatgggATTTATTAGTGTATGTTGATAAAGAAAAATTTG cattttttaaaaatcacaattttaGTACAGAAGTGaaaatttcaaagaaaaaatataataagtttatagTTCACTATGAAGATTCCAAGTTGATGCATTGCAATCTAAAGAAGTGA